One region of Mycobacterium riyadhense genomic DNA includes:
- the ligD gene encoding non-homologous end-joining DNA ligase — MSGVEVEVTHPDRVLFPGRSSQQRISKRDLVDYYCEVADTMLSHLKGRPLTVQRFPRGIDQQGFLQQDFADSLPDWMSRAKVAKEGGTVVHPLAERREALAWLANQNCVTLHAWQCRQGQLDSPDRLVFDLDPSDGTFAVLRSTARAVAGALGDLGLACYVQTTGSRGLHVVVPLRGDAEFDAARRFAREVAEVVAADDAAHRTVEVRKDKRGGRVYLDVARNAYAQTAVAPYSVRARPGAPVATPLEWDELDSPDLRADRFTIRDIPKRLAGQRDPWEDMSRHARSLSGPLQRLAKLRA; from the coding sequence ATGTCCGGTGTTGAAGTTGAAGTGACTCACCCCGACCGGGTGTTGTTTCCCGGCCGGTCCTCACAACAAAGAATCAGCAAGCGCGACCTGGTGGACTACTACTGCGAAGTGGCCGACACAATGCTGTCGCACCTCAAGGGCCGGCCGCTCACAGTGCAGCGGTTTCCCCGCGGGATCGACCAACAAGGCTTTCTTCAACAAGATTTCGCTGACTCGCTGCCGGACTGGATGAGCCGCGCCAAGGTCGCCAAGGAAGGCGGCACCGTGGTCCATCCGCTGGCCGAACGGCGGGAGGCACTGGCCTGGCTGGCCAACCAGAACTGCGTAACGCTGCACGCGTGGCAGTGTCGGCAGGGCCAGCTCGACAGCCCCGATCGACTGGTCTTCGACCTCGACCCGTCCGACGGCACCTTCGCGGTGCTGCGAAGCACCGCCCGCGCGGTGGCCGGGGCGCTGGGTGACCTTGGACTCGCGTGCTACGTGCAGACGACCGGGTCGCGCGGGCTGCACGTCGTGGTCCCGCTGCGCGGCGACGCAGAGTTCGACGCCGCCCGGCGATTCGCCCGCGAGGTCGCCGAGGTGGTCGCTGCGGACGATGCGGCACACCGCACCGTGGAAGTTCGCAAGGACAAACGGGGCGGCCGGGTGTATCTGGACGTCGCACGAAACGCGTACGCGCAGACGGCGGTAGCGCCATATTCGGTCCGGGCCCGTCCCGGTGCTCCGGTGGCAACTCCGCTGGAATGGGACGAACTAGACAGCCCGGATTTGCGTGCCGATCGCTTCACGATCCGCGACATTCCCAAACGGCTTGCCGGCCAACGTGATCCGTGGGAAGACATGTCTCGGCACGCTCGCTCGCTATCCGGACCTCTGCAGCGCCTGGCGAAGCTACGTGCCTGA
- a CDS encoding DNA polymerase ligase N-terminal domain-containing protein, which translates to MPLSEYRRKRQFGRSPEPRGRHRRKNPETQEEPRFVVQHHAARNDHYDFRLEIDGVLVSWAIPRGPSINPKHRRMARRTEDHPLEYATFEGVIPEGEYGAGGVIVWDHGTYANATQHEMTEGLERGHLSFRLHGEKLRGGYALTRIREGNDETWLLIKRKDADADARRKPVHSQPESVLSGRTLDDLA; encoded by the coding sequence ATGCCCTTGAGCGAATATCGCCGCAAACGGCAATTCGGCCGCAGTCCCGAGCCACGGGGGCGACACCGGCGGAAGAACCCGGAAACCCAGGAAGAGCCACGGTTCGTCGTCCAGCACCACGCGGCACGCAACGACCACTACGATTTTCGCCTCGAGATCGATGGCGTGCTGGTGTCCTGGGCTATCCCCAGAGGACCGTCGATAAACCCGAAGCACAGACGGATGGCCCGTCGCACCGAGGATCACCCGTTGGAGTACGCGACCTTCGAGGGAGTGATCCCCGAAGGGGAGTACGGCGCGGGTGGCGTCATCGTTTGGGACCACGGCACCTACGCCAACGCGACCCAGCATGAAATGACCGAGGGCCTGGAACGCGGCCACCTCTCGTTTCGCTTACACGGTGAAAAGCTGCGCGGCGGTTACGCGCTGACCCGGATCCGCGAGGGGAATGACGAGACATGGCTGCTGATCAAGCGAAAGGACGCCGATGCCGACGCGCGGCGCAAACCGGTGCACAGTCAGCCCGAGTCGGTGCTGTCGGGTCGCACGCTGGACGACTTGGCGTGA
- a CDS encoding DUF402 domain-containing protein, with amino-acid sequence MRAVDEYAVRPWGLYLARPTPGRAQFHYLESWLLPSLGLRATVFHFNPGHERNQDYYLDIGEYTPGPTVWRSEDHYLDIEVRTGSDAAVADVDELLDAVRHGLLTPEVAERAVRCAINAIDGLARNDYDLTRWLASKGMELTWSEA; translated from the coding sequence GTGCGGGCCGTCGATGAGTACGCGGTGCGCCCGTGGGGGCTTTATCTGGCCCGTCCGACCCCGGGGCGGGCGCAATTCCATTACCTCGAGTCGTGGCTACTACCGTCGTTGGGCTTGCGCGCCACGGTCTTTCATTTCAACCCGGGCCATGAACGCAACCAAGACTACTACCTCGACATTGGCGAATACACACCTGGCCCGACCGTGTGGCGCTCCGAAGACCATTACCTCGACATCGAAGTTCGCACTGGCAGTGACGCCGCAGTGGCTGACGTGGACGAGCTGCTGGACGCCGTCCGCCACGGCCTGTTGACCCCGGAGGTCGCCGAGCGGGCCGTGCGATGCGCCATCAACGCAATCGACGGCCTGGCCCGCAACGACTATGACCTCACGCGCTGGCTGGCTTCCAAGGGCATGGAGTTGACCTGGAGCGAGGCGTAG